A stretch of Paludisphaera borealis DNA encodes these proteins:
- a CDS encoding DEAD/DEAH box helicase: protein MIRSVKEESTTGFRTMGLSPTMLKALTLARYRTPSPIQASLIPLALEGLDVIGQAKTGTGKTAAFGIPLIEMLEPRGRGPQAIILAPTRELTQQIVIEIQKLAQTRGDVSICGLYGGEPIERQIRSLSRGVDIVVGTPGRVLDHMERRTLYLGDIFHFVLDEADRMLDIGFRPDIERVFRKLPTPHQTMLLSATISAEVRKLAQRYMHKPEEVNLSRDEPSVDTIQQYYISVNHDRKLELLAYLLKRDQPRQCIVFTRTKRGADRLAERLRRTIPGVAAIHGDLAQSARDRVMSGFRARTIQILVATDVVGRGIDVEGISHVVNYDIPDDPENYVHRIGRTGRMGKDGIAYLFVGPDQGEPLTLIETLINKVIPAHKVDGFEVARAASSAPPARELFNTAVTRSSHLAIR, encoded by the coding sequence TTGATTCGTTCAGTTAAGGAGGAATCCACCACGGGATTCCGCACGATGGGGCTGAGCCCGACGATGCTCAAAGCCCTGACGCTCGCAAGGTATCGCACCCCCTCCCCGATCCAGGCCTCGCTCATTCCCCTCGCCCTTGAAGGGCTGGACGTCATCGGCCAGGCCAAGACCGGCACCGGCAAAACGGCGGCCTTCGGCATTCCGTTGATCGAGATGCTTGAGCCGCGCGGACGAGGTCCGCAAGCGATCATCCTGGCGCCTACCCGCGAGTTGACCCAGCAGATCGTCATCGAAATCCAGAAGCTCGCCCAGACCCGCGGCGACGTGTCGATCTGCGGCCTCTACGGCGGCGAACCGATCGAGCGGCAAATCCGCTCGCTCAGCCGAGGCGTCGACATCGTCGTCGGCACGCCGGGCCGGGTGCTCGACCATATGGAGCGCCGCACGCTGTATCTCGGCGACATTTTCCACTTCGTCCTCGACGAGGCCGACCGGATGCTCGACATCGGCTTCCGGCCCGACATCGAGCGCGTCTTTCGCAAGCTGCCGACGCCGCACCAAACCATGTTGCTCTCGGCCACCATCAGCGCCGAGGTCCGCAAGCTGGCTCAGCGGTACATGCACAAGCCGGAAGAAGTCAACCTCTCGCGGGACGAGCCCTCGGTCGACACGATCCAGCAGTATTACATCTCGGTGAACCACGACCGCAAGCTCGAGCTTCTGGCCTACCTGCTGAAGCGCGACCAGCCGCGTCAGTGCATCGTCTTCACGCGGACCAAGCGGGGGGCCGACCGGCTCGCCGAGCGGCTCCGGCGGACGATCCCCGGCGTCGCGGCGATCCACGGCGACCTCGCGCAGTCGGCCCGCGATCGGGTCATGTCGGGGTTCCGGGCGCGGACCATCCAGATCCTGGTCGCGACCGACGTCGTGGGCCGGGGCATCGACGTCGAAGGCATCAGCCACGTCGTCAACTATGACATCCCCGACGATCCCGAGAACTACGTCCACCGCATCGGCCGCACCGGCCGGATGGGCAAGGACGGGATCGCCTACCTGTTCGTCGGCCCGGATCAGGGCGAGCCGTTGACCCTCATCGAGACGCTCATCAACAAGGTGATCCCGGCCCACAAGGTCGACGGCTTCGAAGTGGCCAGGGCCGCTTCCTCCGCCCCCCCCGCCCGCGAGTTGTTCAACACGGCCGTCACGCGGTCGTCGCATCTCGCCATCCGCTGA